Part of the Pseudomonadota bacterium genome, GGCAGTTGGCTATTGGAATTTTGGGCGACGTAGTAAACGCTAAAGTCGTTGCTGAAGAAGCTGTAGGTTAGACAGCCGAGCGCCAGGGTGACGAAGACAAATTGACCGGCAGCGGCCGGCCGTGCGACACCCATCCAGCTAGCACGGCCAAGGGCTGCCCCAAGCAATGGCAAAACACCCTGCACCACCGCCAAACAACAGCTCAGTATCAATGTGAAATGACCGATCTCCGGAATCATTTCTGGAATTGTTCCAGCATTTCGTGGGGTGGCATCGCACCTTGGGCACGCAGGGACTCAGCAACTTCAGGCGGCATGTAGTTCTCGTCGTGCTTAGCCAACACCTGTGTTGCCTTCATGATACCCTCGGCGTTCAAGCGGCCCTTTGCGATCACACCCTGGCCTTCCTTGAACAGGTCGGGAAGGATGCCGTCGTATTCGATGGTCAACGTCTGTGCGGTATCGGTGATATCGAAGCGTACCGTGACACCCTCAGTCATTCGCTCAATCGTACTGGGAACCACCAGTCCACCCACACGAATGGGTTTGTCGACTGGCGCCTCTCCCGCCATAACTTGACTGGGGCTAAAGAAAAACATGAGGTTATCGCGGAAAGCGAAGCTGATCAGTAACACCGCCACGCCGACGCCAGCGGCGATCACAGTGGCGGCAATCAGGCGGTTTCTAC contains:
- the ccmE gene encoding cytochrome c maturation protein CcmE, with amino-acid sequence MNRRRRNRLIAATVIAAGVGVAVLLISFAFRDNLMFFFSPSQVMAGEAPVDKPIRVGGLVVPSTIERMTEGVTVRFDITDTAQTLTIEYDGILPDLFKEGQGVIAKGRLNAEGIMKATQVLAKHDENYMPPEVAESLRAQGAMPPHEMLEQFQK